The Thermoanaerobacterales bacterium genome window below encodes:
- the ruvC gene encoding crossover junction endodeoxyribonuclease RuvC — translation MIVLGLDPGIALTGYGVLIPAEGASFRVLAYGALTTPSNLASPDRLRRLFRQLTDVFAEHRPQEVAVEQLFFNRNVTTALTVGQARGVALLAAAEAGAAVFEYSPAQVKSAVTGSGRAVKRQVQYMVRAILNLPEIPQPDDVADALAVAVCHCYRRGGRWGG, via the coding sequence ATGATCGTTCTGGGCCTCGACCCCGGGATCGCCCTCACGGGTTACGGGGTGCTCATTCCCGCGGAAGGCGCGTCCTTCCGCGTTCTGGCTTATGGCGCCCTGACCACCCCCTCGAATCTTGCGTCGCCTGACCGGCTGCGTCGTCTTTTTCGCCAACTAACGGATGTCTTTGCCGAACACCGGCCGCAGGAAGTCGCAGTGGAACAGCTTTTTTTTAACCGTAACGTCACTACGGCCCTGACGGTGGGGCAGGCGCGGGGCGTGGCCCTCCTGGCGGCCGCGGAGGCGGGCGCCGCTGTATTCGAGTATTCCCCGGCGCAGGTCAAGTCCGCCGTGACGGGCTCCGGGCGGGCGGTCAAAAGGCAGGTGCAGTACATGGTGCGGGCGATCCTCAACCTCCCTGAAATTCCTCAGCCGGATGATGTGGCCGACGCGCTGGCGGTGGCCGTGTGCCATTGTTACCGGCGGGGAGGGAGATGGGGCGGATGA
- a CDS encoding aldehyde ferredoxin oxidoreductase family protein — MLDANTVRVLYIDLGRREWRVDERPELARYLGGVGVAAKLFTEGLVPDAEASAPEQPVVLGIGPLTTVFPLATKTAAVFRSPLTGEWGESYAGMRLAMALRFAGYDAVYLTGRAQRPVYLVVDRDGVSFKDARGLWGLDCEETGRCLREWEQGRGFRSIVRIGPAGERGVAFAGVNVDTVRHFGRLGLGAVMGAKNLKAMVVHGEKSIPIPDRRAYRAVYEEIHARAVDTEVMEKYHGLGTAGNVLSLNAMGALPTRNLRENRFEGAERISGEAFAQKTLIRKLACPGCPVGCIHVGLYRRSFAEGHEYESITLAYDYELIYALGSFLGLSEPGDVYALIEAVEALGLDAISSGVVLGWATEALEKGLIHTADLGAELRFGDLDGYLAALHGLVEQPTPLYAVLARGLHRATAELGGRDFACLLGNNEMAGYHTGYAFILGQTVGARHSHLCNAGYALDQEPGLGEDPEGVVDRLIAEEEWRNVLNSLGVCLFARNIYDPPTVVRTLNALGVPAGAEDLAQLGAEIFDLKLAAKKRMGFDLSHVTVPRRYFETSTLQGTLREDVLGDLLSRYRARIAARA; from the coding sequence ATGCTTGACGCCAACACTGTCCGGGTTTTGTATATCGACCTCGGCCGGCGGGAATGGCGGGTGGACGAGCGCCCGGAACTGGCCCGCTACCTGGGCGGGGTCGGCGTGGCGGCCAAGCTCTTTACTGAAGGCCTGGTGCCGGACGCGGAGGCTTCCGCGCCCGAACAGCCGGTTGTCCTGGGCATCGGCCCCCTTACCACGGTCTTTCCCCTGGCCACGAAGACGGCGGCCGTCTTTCGCTCGCCCCTGACCGGCGAATGGGGGGAAAGCTACGCGGGCATGCGCCTGGCCATGGCCCTGCGCTTTGCCGGCTACGATGCCGTCTACCTGACCGGTAGGGCCCAACGGCCGGTCTACCTGGTTGTGGACCGGGACGGGGTGTCGTTCAAAGACGCCAGGGGCCTCTGGGGGCTGGACTGCGAAGAGACCGGCCGGTGCCTGCGCGAGTGGGAGCAGGGGCGCGGTTTTCGGAGCATCGTGCGGATCGGCCCGGCCGGGGAGCGGGGGGTGGCCTTCGCCGGGGTCAACGTCGATACCGTCCGGCATTTCGGGCGTCTGGGCCTGGGCGCGGTGATGGGGGCGAAAAACCTGAAGGCGATGGTGGTCCACGGGGAGAAGAGTATTCCCATCCCGGACCGCCGGGCCTACCGCGCCGTGTACGAAGAGATCCATGCGCGCGCCGTGGATACCGAGGTGATGGAAAAGTATCACGGGCTCGGCACGGCGGGGAATGTCTTGAGCCTCAACGCGATGGGCGCCCTGCCGACACGTAACCTGCGGGAAAACCGGTTCGAGGGCGCCGAGCGGATAAGCGGGGAAGCCTTCGCCCAAAAGACATTGATCCGTAAGCTTGCCTGTCCCGGCTGCCCCGTGGGCTGTATCCATGTGGGCCTTTACCGCCGGAGTTTCGCCGAAGGGCACGAATACGAAAGCATAACGCTGGCCTACGACTACGAACTGATCTATGCCCTGGGATCCTTCCTGGGACTTTCCGAGCCGGGGGATGTCTATGCCTTGATCGAAGCGGTCGAGGCCCTCGGCCTGGACGCCATCTCCAGCGGGGTTGTCCTGGGCTGGGCGACCGAGGCCCTGGAAAAGGGGCTGATCCACACCGCGGACCTCGGCGCCGAGTTGAGGTTCGGGGACCTGGATGGGTACCTTGCCGCTCTCCACGGGCTGGTGGAGCAGCCCACCCCCCTTTACGCCGTTCTCGCCCGGGGCCTGCACCGGGCGACGGCCGAACTGGGCGGGCGGGACTTCGCCTGCTTGTTGGGGAACAATGAAATGGCCGGCTACCATACCGGCTACGCCTTCATCCTCGGGCAGACCGTCGGGGCGCGGCATTCCCACCTGTGCAACGCCGGCTATGCCCTGGACCAGGAGCCCGGGCTGGGGGAAGACCCTGAAGGGGTCGTCGACCGGCTGATCGCGGAGGAAGAGTGGCGGAACGTCTTAAACTCCCTGGGGGTCTGCCTCTTCGCCCGCAACATTTACGACCCGCCGACGGTCGTCCGGACGCTGAACGCCCTTGGTGTCCCGGCGGGGGCCGAGGACCTGGCGCAGCTCGGGGCGGAGATCTTCGACCTGAAGCTGGCGGCCAAAAAACGCATGGGTTTCGATCTTTCGCATGTCACCGTTCCCCGGCGTTATTTCGAGACGTCCACCCTTCAGGGAACGTTGCGTGAGGATGTCCTGGGGGATCTTCTGAGCCGTTACCGCGCGCGCATCGCCGCACGCGCTTAA
- a CDS encoding epoxyqueuosine reductase QueH, which translates to MKTLLHICCGPCSIYPLEWLRTEGHRVQGYFFNPNIHPYTEYLKRRETLEAYAAQVDLPLIVAKDYRLEDYFRHVAYREAERCRLCYTLRLRQAAGVARRGKFDAFTTTLLVSPFQKHDLIRAIGEAAGREFGVSFLYHDFREGFKDATQRSRDLGMYRQQYCGCLFSEYERYAPGRKKDKGGR; encoded by the coding sequence GTGAAGACGCTTTTGCATATCTGCTGCGGCCCCTGTAGCATCTACCCGTTGGAATGGTTGCGTACCGAGGGGCACAGAGTGCAGGGTTACTTCTTCAACCCCAACATCCACCCCTACACGGAATACCTGAAGCGGCGGGAGACGCTGGAGGCGTACGCCGCCCAGGTGGACCTGCCCCTTATCGTCGCCAAGGACTACCGCCTGGAGGACTACTTCCGCCACGTGGCCTATCGTGAGGCCGAACGTTGCCGCCTTTGCTACACCCTGCGTCTGCGGCAGGCGGCGGGTGTCGCCCGGCGAGGCAAGTTTGACGCTTTCACCACGACCTTGCTCGTCAGCCCCTTCCAAAAGCATGACCTGATCCGCGCCATCGGCGAAGCCGCCGGACGCGAATTCGGTGTCTCCTTTCTTTACCACGACTTCCGCGAGGGCTTCAAGGATGCCACGCAGCGCTCCCGCGACCTCGGGATGTACCGTCAGCAATACTGCGGCTGTCTCTTCTCGGAGTACGAGCGTTACGCGCCGGGTCGCAAGAAAGACAAGGGGGGACGTTAG
- the ruvB gene encoding Holliday junction branch migration DNA helicase RuvB, whose product MREEEGKERIVAGRLRPEDADESGLRPTTLDEFIGQGQVKESLRLFIDAARSRGETLDHVLLFGPPGLGKTTLAHIIAREMGASIRVTSGPAIERPGDLAAILTNLEPGNILFIDEVHRLNRAVEEILYPAMEDFALDIVIGKGPGARSLRLSLPRFTLVGATTRAGMLTSPLRDRFGVISRLEFYSEDELRAIIFRGAGILKVPIDEEGAGEIARRSRGTPRVATRLLKRVRDFAQVRGDGVVTGEIAASALDFLGVDSLGLDGTDRRLLATLVQAFGGGPVGLDTLAAATSEDAGTLEDVCEPYLLQVGLMARTPRGRVATPAAYRHLGLAAPQEQRQDTLW is encoded by the coding sequence ATGCGTGAAGAGGAAGGGAAGGAACGGATCGTGGCCGGCCGCCTCCGCCCGGAGGACGCGGATGAGTCCGGTCTGCGGCCCACGACCCTCGACGAGTTCATCGGCCAGGGACAGGTTAAGGAATCGCTGCGCCTGTTCATCGACGCCGCCCGCTCCCGGGGTGAGACTCTGGATCATGTTCTTCTCTTCGGACCGCCGGGATTGGGCAAGACCACTCTGGCGCACATTATTGCCAGGGAGATGGGCGCCAGCATCAGGGTCACATCCGGTCCGGCCATTGAGCGTCCCGGGGATCTGGCGGCCATCCTGACGAACCTGGAGCCCGGGAATATCCTGTTCATTGACGAAGTGCACCGTCTGAACCGTGCGGTGGAGGAGATCCTCTACCCGGCGATGGAGGACTTCGCCCTGGACATCGTCATCGGGAAGGGGCCCGGGGCGCGGTCCCTTCGGCTTTCACTGCCCCGCTTCACCCTGGTCGGGGCTACGACCAGGGCCGGCATGTTGACCTCCCCGCTTCGTGACCGCTTCGGGGTCATCAGCCGCCTGGAGTTCTACAGTGAGGATGAGCTGAGAGCGATCATCTTCCGCGGGGCGGGGATTCTCAAGGTGCCGATCGATGAAGAGGGGGCCGGGGAGATCGCCCGCCGTTCGCGGGGCACGCCCCGGGTGGCCACGCGCCTGCTTAAGAGGGTGCGCGATTTCGCGCAGGTCAGGGGTGACGGGGTCGTCACAGGTGAGATCGCCGCTTCGGCCCTCGATTTCCTCGGTGTCGACAGCCTGGGGCTTGACGGCACCGACCGGCGCCTGCTGGCGACCCTGGTCCAGGCCTTCGGGGGAGGGCCGGTGGGCCTGGATACCCTGGCGGCGGCCACCAGCGAGGACGCGGGGACCCTGGAGGACGTCTGCGAACCCTACCTGCTGCAGGTCGGACTGATGGCGCGCACGCCGCGCGGCCGTGTGGCCACGCCGGCGGCCTACCGGCACCTGGGGCTGGCGGCTCCGCAGGAGCAGCGACAGGATACATTGTGGTAG
- the ruvA gene encoding Holliday junction branch migration protein RuvA → MIAFLEGRFLAAEADAVVLAVNGVGFRVFVSPELIGRLPAIGETVRLYTHLVVKEDALELFGLGSEAERAAFLRLLGVSGIGPRTALAAVGRLGPQRLWQAIVQEDTALLCAVPGVGKKTARRMIVELKDQAAQAEAAPAGGAAGLSSAVGDAVAALIALGYGTGEALDAVTAVAGSGGDDAGQDTAELVKKALQRLGRT, encoded by the coding sequence ATGATTGCTTTCCTGGAAGGAAGGTTTTTGGCCGCCGAGGCCGACGCTGTGGTACTGGCGGTCAACGGCGTCGGCTTCCGCGTTTTCGTTTCGCCGGAGTTGATCGGACGGCTGCCGGCGATAGGAGAAACGGTACGGCTTTACACCCACCTGGTGGTCAAGGAAGACGCCCTCGAGTTGTTCGGCCTCGGGAGCGAGGCGGAGAGGGCGGCCTTTTTACGCTTGCTGGGTGTCAGCGGTATCGGGCCCCGGACGGCTCTGGCCGCCGTGGGAAGGCTCGGGCCGCAGCGCCTGTGGCAGGCTATTGTCCAGGAGGACACCGCGCTCCTCTGTGCCGTCCCCGGCGTGGGTAAGAAGACGGCCCGGAGGATGATCGTGGAATTGAAGGACCAGGCAGCCCAAGCCGAGGCGGCGCCGGCGGGCGGCGCCGCCGGCCTGTCGTCGGCGGTGGGCGACGCGGTGGCGGCCTTGATCGCCCTTGGCTACGGGACGGGTGAAGCCCTGGACGCCGTAACGGCCGTTGCGGGTTCCGGCGGGGATGACGCCGGTCAGGACACGGCCGAGCTGGTGAAGAAGGCGTTGCAGCGCTTGGGACGGACTTAG
- a CDS encoding DUF2905 domain-containing protein yields the protein MAKFLLIAGAVLLAAGGLMLLLGKIPGIGRLPGDIFIQRGNFSFYFPIATGIILSIILTVLLNLFFLWRR from the coding sequence ATGGCGAAATTCCTGCTCATCGCCGGTGCGGTGCTGCTCGCGGCGGGAGGCCTGATGCTGCTCCTGGGCAAGATCCCGGGTATCGGCCGGCTGCCGGGCGACATCTTCATCCAGCGCGGCAATTTCAGCTTCTACTTTCCCATCGCCACCGGGATCATCCTCAGTATCATCCTTACCGTTTTGCTGAACCTTTTCTTCCTTTGGCGGCGCTAA
- the rmuC gene encoding DNA recombination protein RmuC, whose protein sequence is MEAGFLLVLGGFILGAVVGWLWAGARARPAESVAAELRAQMEAKSGELEALRADLDREREARVAAETRLEEARSALEAEKAILSEAQQKLTDTFNALSAEALKNNNRLFLDLARETLESQLSVARGDLGRRQEAIAGLVQPIKEALERYEAGIRSLEQVRQEAYGGLKRHLEELTATHQQLQKETARLVQALRAPQVRGRWGEITLRRVVEVAGMSRYCDFEEQTSVTTEEGRLRPDLTIQLPGGRTVVVDAKVPLKSYLEAVETADEAARQAALAHHARAVREHMRALSAKSYWSQFKPSPDFVVLFLPGESFFSAALEQDRGLIEYGIDNRVILATPTTLIALLRTVAHIWQQEQLAENAERIAREGTVLFDRLVVFSEHLGRMRDGLSKAVQSYNAAVGSWEGRVMPGARRLKELGAGNPEREPCLLEPVDTALRQATGTGEAP, encoded by the coding sequence ATGGAAGCGGGGTTCCTTCTAGTTCTTGGCGGCTTTATTCTGGGTGCCGTCGTGGGGTGGCTCTGGGCCGGGGCGCGGGCGCGCCCCGCGGAGAGCGTGGCGGCCGAGCTGAGGGCGCAGATGGAGGCTAAAAGCGGAGAACTGGAAGCCTTGCGCGCCGATCTGGATCGAGAGCGGGAGGCGCGGGTGGCCGCCGAGACGCGGCTCGAGGAAGCGCGGTCCGCGCTGGAGGCGGAGAAGGCCATACTTTCAGAGGCGCAGCAGAAGCTCACGGACACCTTCAACGCCCTCTCGGCCGAGGCCTTGAAGAACAATAACCGCCTCTTTCTGGACCTCGCACGGGAAACCCTGGAGAGCCAGCTGTCGGTGGCCCGGGGCGACCTGGGGCGGCGCCAGGAGGCCATCGCCGGCCTGGTTCAGCCCATCAAGGAGGCCCTGGAACGTTACGAGGCCGGGATCAGGTCTCTTGAGCAGGTTCGGCAGGAAGCCTACGGGGGGTTGAAGAGACACCTGGAGGAACTGACCGCCACGCACCAGCAGCTGCAGAAGGAAACGGCCCGGCTCGTGCAGGCCCTGCGCGCCCCGCAGGTGAGGGGGCGGTGGGGCGAAATCACTCTCCGCCGGGTGGTCGAGGTCGCCGGAATGAGCCGGTACTGCGACTTTGAGGAACAGACCTCGGTGACCACGGAGGAAGGGCGCCTGCGCCCGGACCTGACGATACAATTACCGGGCGGGCGGACGGTTGTGGTTGACGCGAAGGTCCCGTTGAAATCCTACCTGGAGGCCGTCGAAACGGCGGACGAGGCCGCCCGCCAGGCGGCTCTGGCCCACCACGCCCGTGCCGTAAGGGAACACATGCGCGCCCTGAGCGCAAAAAGCTACTGGAGCCAGTTCAAGCCCAGCCCGGACTTCGTCGTCCTCTTCCTGCCGGGGGAGTCCTTCTTCAGCGCCGCCCTTGAGCAGGACCGGGGGCTGATCGAATACGGGATCGACAACCGGGTCATCCTGGCCACCCCCACCACGTTGATCGCTCTTCTACGCACGGTGGCCCACATCTGGCAGCAGGAGCAACTGGCCGAGAACGCGGAGCGCATCGCCCGCGAGGGAACGGTGTTATTTGACCGCCTGGTCGTTTTCTCCGAACACCTCGGTAGGATGCGGGACGGGCTGTCCAAGGCCGTGCAATCCTACAATGCGGCCGTTGGTTCATGGGAGGGCCGGGTCATGCCCGGGGCCCGGCGATTAAAGGAACTGGGCGCGGGGAACCCGGAAAGGGAGCCGTGCCTGCTGGAGCCGGTGGATACCGCCCTGCGCCAGGCGACGGGGACCGGCGAAGCCCCGTAA
- a CDS encoding 4Fe-4S dicluster domain-containing protein, with product MPKVLTVKHMARCIACYSCMLACARAVYGDYSPSHSAVQIRTRGGLQSKLAADVCIGCRDAPCAAACQAGALLPRPGGGVRFVRNKCSGCGACVEACVVRAIRLDTDGRAIVCIQCGTCTRFCPHDVLVMEESAADA from the coding sequence GTGCCCAAGGTTCTGACAGTAAAACACATGGCCCGCTGTATCGCGTGCTACTCCTGTATGCTGGCCTGCGCGCGCGCCGTTTACGGTGACTATTCGCCGTCCCACAGCGCCGTCCAGATCCGGACGCGCGGCGGCCTGCAGAGCAAACTGGCCGCGGACGTCTGCATCGGGTGCCGGGATGCCCCTTGCGCCGCGGCTTGCCAGGCGGGGGCCCTCCTCCCGCGGCCGGGCGGAGGGGTGAGATTCGTCCGCAACAAGTGCAGCGGGTGCGGGGCCTGCGTGGAGGCCTGCGTGGTGCGGGCCATCCGTCTCGATACGGACGGTCGGGCCATAGTCTGCATTCAGTGCGGGACGTGCACGCGTTTCTGTCCCCATGACGTGCTGGTAATGGAGGAGAGTGCGGCCGATGCTTGA
- the nadE gene encoding NAD(+) synthase: protein MAERELAAKLTEWLDKQLRAAGAEGFVVGLSGGIDSAVAAALCQRARPERTLGIIMPCHSDPRDAEDARLLAETLGIPYKTIVLDDVFEQFLKVLCGETYDPAGCDLTIANIKPRLRMTTLYFHAARRRSLVVGTSNRSELMVGYFTKYGDGGADLLPLANLVKGEVYTLASALGVPQRIIERKPSAGLWRNQCDETELGVTYRELDDYLLLGKGSPRAREIIEGWIAKSEHKRMMPLIPPV from the coding sequence GTGGCGGAGAGAGAGTTGGCGGCCAAGTTGACGGAGTGGCTTGACAAGCAGCTGCGTGCCGCCGGAGCGGAAGGCTTTGTCGTCGGCCTGAGCGGGGGCATCGATTCCGCCGTGGCGGCTGCCCTCTGCCAGCGTGCGAGGCCGGAGCGCACCCTGGGCATAATCATGCCGTGCCACAGCGACCCGCGCGACGCTGAGGACGCGCGCCTCCTGGCTGAGACTCTGGGGATCCCCTATAAGACCATCGTCCTGGACGATGTTTTTGAACAGTTCTTGAAGGTATTGTGCGGGGAAACCTACGATCCCGCCGGCTGTGACCTGACGATCGCCAACATTAAGCCGCGCCTGCGAATGACTACCCTTTACTTCCACGCGGCGCGTCGCCGTTCGCTGGTTGTCGGGACCAGCAACAGGAGCGAGTTAATGGTTGGTTACTTCACGAAATACGGTGACGGCGGGGCGGACCTGTTACCCCTGGCCAACCTGGTCAAGGGCGAGGTCTATACTCTGGCCTCCGCGCTTGGCGTGCCGCAACGTATTATCGAGCGTAAGCCGTCGGCCGGACTCTGGCGAAACCAGTGCGACGAGACCGAACTGGGGGTTACTTACCGCGAGTTGGATGACTACCTCCTACTCGGTAAGGGCTCACCGCGCGCCCGTGAAATCATTGAGGGCTGGATTGCGAAGAGCGAACACAAGCGCATGATGCCCCTGATCCCCCCGGTGTAA
- a CDS encoding Vms1/Ankzf1 family peptidyl-tRNA hydrolase, whose translation MLTREEVSELMSLPDREYYYCSLYLDVDPATNPRAEYVTRLKNLLRDAVPAVEDREQRYALAYDLERLANYVALARSDFKKGLAIIACGPLGVWREYHLAIPVRDVLVIDQRPYLKPLFALLDDHQPYVIVLVDRRSARLFLVQLGEVVEYTEASRDDIPGKHKKGGWFALSQTRYARHIEYHVDRHLEGVADLLQTMLSSGYIGRIAIAGPVEAVSRFRSFLPAEAESKILTFFKEETVVDRGDLLTTTQSVMSEVERAMEDQFVEEITAAVAEGGRAVIGLDDVAFSAVQGRIRKLAVTSGYQSGGYRCQDCGQLFTTADGDCPFCNGMMEEIPRLVDLVVQMAADQGALVEVVRQGHPALARAGYIGAILRY comes from the coding sequence ATGCTGACGCGGGAAGAGGTCTCTGAACTCATGTCCTTGCCGGACAGGGAGTATTACTATTGCAGCCTTTACCTGGACGTTGACCCGGCAACCAATCCGCGGGCGGAGTACGTGACACGTCTTAAAAATCTATTGCGCGACGCCGTACCCGCTGTGGAAGACCGGGAACAACGCTACGCCTTGGCCTATGACCTGGAGAGGCTGGCCAATTATGTGGCATTGGCCCGGAGCGACTTTAAGAAAGGCCTGGCCATCATTGCCTGCGGTCCGCTCGGCGTTTGGCGTGAATATCACCTGGCCATTCCTGTAAGGGACGTCCTGGTGATCGACCAGCGGCCGTACTTAAAACCGCTTTTTGCCTTGCTCGATGACCACCAGCCTTATGTCATCGTGTTGGTGGACAGGCGTTCGGCACGGCTTTTCCTTGTTCAACTCGGTGAGGTGGTGGAGTATACCGAAGCGAGCCGCGACGATATCCCGGGGAAACACAAGAAAGGCGGCTGGTTCGCCCTGAGCCAGACGCGCTACGCGCGCCACATAGAATATCACGTGGACCGTCACCTGGAGGGCGTGGCCGACTTGCTGCAGACGATGCTTTCCTCCGGCTACATCGGCCGCATCGCTATTGCCGGGCCGGTGGAGGCTGTGTCTCGCTTCCGGTCGTTCTTGCCGGCCGAAGCGGAAAGCAAGATCTTGACCTTCTTCAAGGAAGAGACGGTTGTTGACCGGGGTGACTTGCTGACCACGACCCAGTCGGTGATGAGTGAGGTGGAAAGGGCGATGGAAGACCAATTCGTGGAGGAGATCACGGCTGCGGTCGCGGAGGGCGGAAGGGCCGTCATCGGCCTCGACGATGTCGCTTTCAGCGCGGTGCAGGGCAGGATCCGGAAGCTGGCCGTTACCTCGGGCTACCAGTCCGGCGGGTACCGCTGCCAGGATTGCGGGCAGCTGTTTACAACGGCGGATGGCGATTGCCCATTCTGCAACGGCATGATGGAGGAAATCCCGCGTCTTGTCGATCTCGTGGTACAGATGGCCGCGGACCAGGGGGCCCTGGTGGAGGTCGTCCGCCAGGGGCATCCCGCTCTAGCCCGGGCGGGGTATATCGGCGCCATACTGCGCTACTGA
- a CDS encoding YebC/PmpR family DNA-binding transcriptional regulator yields the protein MSGHSKWANIKRRKAAVDAKKGKVFTRLAREIIVAAREGGGDPEANFRLKAAIQRAKEANLPNENVLRAIQKGTGGGEGAGYEEVAYEGYGPGGVAMLVLTMTDNRNRTAADIRHLFSKHGGNLGEAGCVSWLFEPRGLIIIDRARTDISEDELMLAALEAGADDVQTEEDSFEVLTKPEDFNAVRAALEAQGLPIAEAELTRIPKTTVPLSGEEAEKVNRLIEALEDYDDVQEVYTNLEEQ from the coding sequence ATGTCCGGACATTCCAAATGGGCCAACATCAAGCGGCGGAAGGCTGCCGTAGACGCCAAGAAGGGAAAGGTTTTTACACGTTTGGCACGGGAGATCATCGTTGCCGCCCGGGAGGGCGGCGGCGACCCGGAGGCCAACTTCCGCCTTAAGGCGGCTATTCAGCGCGCGAAGGAAGCCAACCTCCCGAATGAGAACGTTTTGCGCGCCATCCAGAAGGGAACGGGCGGCGGCGAGGGGGCCGGCTACGAGGAGGTCGCCTACGAGGGTTACGGCCCCGGCGGGGTGGCGATGCTGGTCTTGACGATGACCGACAACCGCAACCGGACGGCGGCCGATATCCGTCACCTCTTCTCCAAGCACGGCGGTAACCTGGGGGAGGCCGGCTGTGTGAGTTGGCTCTTCGAGCCCCGGGGGCTAATCATTATTGACCGGGCGCGGACGGATATCTCCGAGGACGAGCTGATGCTCGCGGCCCTGGAAGCCGGGGCGGATGACGTACAGACCGAAGAGGACAGCTTCGAGGTCCTGACCAAGCCGGAGGACTTCAATGCGGTACGCGCGGCGCTGGAGGCCCAGGGCCTGCCGATCGCCGAGGCGGAGTTGACCCGCATTCCGAAGACGACCGTGCCGCTGAGCGGAGAGGAAGCCGAAAAGGTTAACCGGCTGATCGAGGCCCTCGAGGATTATGATGATGTCCAGGAGGTCTACACCAACCTGGAGGAGCAGTAG